A single window of Candidatus Palauibacter polyketidifaciens DNA harbors:
- a CDS encoding LysM peptidoglycan-binding domain-containing protein codes for MTYRSSRTLVPACLHWVGLLLAVFVLHGCALTQRTPELGPAPENANVEQGAPEAGAADPPETTPQPGDAPASAPAPDDELMPEDPVVPGPADDTDAEPTPAEIDRAIREMLGGDPMGLVHEGEDPRVFRLEMNERVRSWVHYFQTAIGERFGTYLGRKTRYEPMIRRKLREAGLPQDLIYLALIESGMNPNAYSRASAVGLWQFISGTGRQYGLEISYWIDERRDPEKATDAAVRHLKDLYDEFGSWYLAAAGYNGGPNRVRRGLRTVPGGTFWDLADRRLLRRETRDYVPKIIAAAIIGHDPARYGFPDPERETIPEYAKVRVPDATSFDVLAEAAGTDEETINLLNPEFPRDVTPPNREVEVRVPVEGAARFAARYAAVPVDERVTWTFHTVQRGHTLGWIGQQYGVSVAALRAANGNLNPRRLQIGQELVIPRSARAPGASIARSSPTRPLDARTNAEGTTVVTVQRGQTLDVIAQRYGVSVAALRAANGNVNPRRLQIGQELLIPRTGGSTGTGSTGSASNGAGPVTIVVRPGDSLWLIARRHSVSTRDLIEWNRLSSTRIHPGDRLEIRR; via the coding sequence ATGACCTATCGATCATCGAGAACGCTCGTCCCTGCGTGCCTTCATTGGGTCGGTCTTCTGCTCGCGGTGTTTGTGCTGCACGGCTGCGCGCTCACCCAGCGTACACCCGAACTCGGCCCGGCCCCGGAGAACGCGAACGTCGAGCAGGGGGCGCCCGAGGCCGGCGCGGCGGATCCACCCGAAACGACCCCGCAGCCGGGAGACGCTCCCGCGTCGGCGCCGGCTCCGGACGACGAGTTGATGCCGGAGGACCCGGTCGTGCCGGGCCCGGCAGACGATACGGATGCCGAGCCCACGCCGGCGGAGATTGATCGGGCCATCCGCGAGATGCTAGGCGGCGACCCGATGGGGCTGGTGCACGAAGGAGAGGATCCGCGCGTCTTCAGGCTTGAGATGAACGAGCGCGTCCGGTCGTGGGTCCACTACTTCCAGACCGCCATCGGCGAACGCTTCGGGACCTACCTCGGCCGCAAGACCCGTTACGAGCCCATGATTCGCCGGAAGCTGCGCGAGGCGGGGCTGCCGCAGGACCTGATCTACCTCGCGCTCATCGAGAGCGGGATGAACCCGAACGCCTACAGCCGCGCGAGCGCGGTGGGGCTGTGGCAGTTCATCTCGGGCACGGGGCGCCAGTACGGCCTCGAAATATCCTACTGGATCGACGAACGGAGAGATCCGGAGAAGGCGACGGACGCCGCGGTCCGGCACCTCAAGGACCTCTACGACGAGTTCGGTTCCTGGTATCTCGCGGCCGCGGGCTACAACGGAGGACCCAACCGGGTCCGCCGCGGGCTGCGCACCGTGCCGGGCGGCACCTTCTGGGATCTCGCCGACCGCCGTCTGCTGCGGCGCGAGACGCGGGACTACGTGCCCAAGATCATCGCGGCGGCCATTATCGGGCACGATCCCGCGCGCTACGGGTTCCCGGATCCCGAGAGAGAGACGATCCCGGAGTACGCGAAGGTGCGCGTGCCCGACGCGACGAGCTTCGACGTCCTGGCGGAGGCCGCCGGGACCGACGAGGAAACGATCAACCTCCTCAACCCCGAGTTTCCGCGCGACGTGACGCCGCCGAACCGCGAGGTCGAGGTTCGGGTCCCGGTGGAGGGCGCCGCCCGGTTCGCGGCGCGGTATGCGGCCGTGCCCGTGGATGAGCGGGTGACCTGGACGTTCCACACGGTCCAGCGCGGTCACACGCTGGGGTGGATCGGGCAGCAGTACGGTGTGTCGGTGGCGGCGCTGCGTGCGGCGAACGGCAACCTGAACCCGCGTCGCCTGCAGATCGGCCAGGAACTCGTCATTCCCCGGTCGGCGCGGGCGCCCGGCGCATCGATCGCGCGCAGCTCGCCCACTCGCCCGCTCGACGCGCGGACGAACGCCGAGGGGACGACCGTCGTCACGGTGCAGCGCGGGCAGACGCTGGACGTGATCGCGCAGCGATACGGCGTGTCGGTGGCGGCGTTGCGGGCCGCGAACGGCAATGTGAATCCGCGACGCCTGCAGATCGGCCAGGAGTTGCTGATTCCGCGAACGGGCGGGTCGACGGGAACGGGTTCGACGGGGTCCGCGAGCAACGGCGCCGGGCCTGTGACGATCGTGGTCCGGCCGGGTGACTCGTTATGGCTGATCGCCCGCCGACATTCGGTATCGACGCGCGACCTCATCGAATGGAATCGCCTCTCCTCGACCCGGATCCATCCCGGCGACCGGCTCGAGATCCGGCGCTGA